CTCCGACATCGAGCACATCTACCGCGACGCCCGCATCACGCGCATCTACGAGGGAACCAGCGAGGTCCAACGTATGGTCATCGGCTTATCATACCTGCGGTGACACGGCGGCGTCCGACAAGCGTTAAAAAAAGTGAAGGGGAGTTTATGGGGGTAAAAGAGGAAACCCGCCGCGGGGACGAGACTGCGGAGTGGAAGGAAAGAATCGCCGGGCAGCCCGAGCGCGACGTCCTCTTCGAGACGGTCAGCGGTCGGCCCATCAAGCCCATGTACACCCCCGACGACCTGGGCGACTTCGATTACGCCGAGAAGCTGGGCGTCCCCGGGAAGCCGCCCTACACCCGGGGCGTGCAGGACAACATGTACCGGGGGCGGCTCTGGACCATGCGCCAGTTCTCCGGCTTCGGCTCCGCCGAGGACACCAACGCCCGGTACAAGTATCTCCTCGGGCAGGGGCAGACCGGCCTCTCCGTCGCCTTCGACCTGCCCACCATCATGGGCTACGACTCGGACCACACCCGAGCCGAGGGGGAGGTCGGCCGCTGCGGCGTGGCCATCAGCTCCCTGGCCGACATGGAAGTCCTCTTCGACGGCATCGCCCTGGACAAGGTCTCGACCTCGATGACCATCAACGCCCCGGCCTCGCTCCTTTTGGCCTACTACATCGTGGTTGGCGAAAAGCAGGGTGTGGACTCCAAGGTCCTGCGCGGCACCATTCAGAACGACATCCTCAAGGAGTACATCGCCCAGAAGACATGGATCTTCCCGCCCGAGCCGTCCATGCGGCTGATTACCGACGTCTTCGCCTTCTGCGCCGACCATGTCCCCAAGTGGAACACCATCTCCATCTCGGGGTATCACATCCGCGAGGCGGGCTCCACGGCGGTGCAGGAGCTGGCGTTCACCCTGGCTGACGGCTTCGCGTACGTGGAGGCGGGGATAGCGGTCGGTCTGGACGTGGACGTGTTCGCGCCGCGGCTGTCGCTCTTCTTCAACGCCCACCTGGACTTCTTCGAGGAGATAGCCAAGTACCGGGCGGCGCGCCGCATCTGGGCCCGACACATGCGCGAGAAGTACCACGCCAAGGACCCCCGCTCCTGGCTCATGCGCTTCCACACCCAGACCGCCGGGTGCAGCCTCACCGCCCAGCAGCCCGAGAACAACATCGTCCGCACCGCCCTGGAGGCCCTGGCCGGCGTCCTCGGCGGAACGCAGTCCCTCCACACCAACTCCATGGACGAGACCCTGGCCCTGCCCTCGGAAAAGGCCGTCACCATCGCCCTGCGCACCCAGCAGATAATCGCCGAGGAGTCCGGGGTGGCCAACACCATTGACCCCCTGGC
The sequence above is a segment of the bacterium genome. Coding sequences within it:
- a CDS encoding methylmalonyl-CoA mutase family protein gives rise to the protein MGVKEETRRGDETAEWKERIAGQPERDVLFETVSGRPIKPMYTPDDLGDFDYAEKLGVPGKPPYTRGVQDNMYRGRLWTMRQFSGFGSAEDTNARYKYLLGQGQTGLSVAFDLPTIMGYDSDHTRAEGEVGRCGVAISSLADMEVLFDGIALDKVSTSMTINAPASLLLAYYIVVGEKQGVDSKVLRGTIQNDILKEYIAQKTWIFPPEPSMRLITDVFAFCADHVPKWNTISISGYHIREAGSTAVQELAFTLADGFAYVEAGIAVGLDVDVFAPRLSLFFNAHLDFFEEIAKYRAARRIWARHMREKYHAKDPRSWLMRFHTQTAGCSLTAQQPENNIVRTALEALAGVLGGTQSLHTNSMDETLALPSEKAVTIALRTQQIIAEESGVANTIDPLAGSYFVEALTDEMERETEEYFAKIEELGGVLKAIDLGFFQQEIADAAFEFQRKIEKKQRTVIGVNKHVIPDEEIAIDILKIDPEVDRIQRERLGRVRSERNPDEVEKALDGLRRAARDGSNTMPHFLNCARVYATLGETLGVLREEFGEYKEPPIF